A section of the Campylobacter porcelli genome encodes:
- a CDS encoding phosphopantetheine-binding protein yields MSEAKILLNEIGRGDISDINLNLLDSGAIDSVDIIALVGAMQARYGKDLDAKFLSAENFQSIAALDNMIKLAYGI; encoded by the coding sequence ATGAGTGAAGCAAAAATCCTATTAAACGAGATAGGCAGAGGTGATATAAGCGATATAAATTTAAATTTACTTGATAGTGGAGCTATCGATAGCGTCGATATCATCGCACTTGTTGGGGCTATGCAAGCTAGATATGGCAAGGATTTAGACGCCAAATTCCTAAGTGCTGAAAATTTCCAAAGCATAGCCGCTTTGGATAATATGATTAAATTAGCTTATGGAATTTAA